Genomic window (Verrucomicrobiia bacterium):
CACCCCGGGAGGGGTGGCCTGGTAGTGCGTCTCTAGCGAGCGGTCATCAACTGGCCTTCCGTACGGGCCGGTCCATCTGCCCTGTTGAGAGAGACTCCCGCGCCCAGGTTGAGCATGAACCAGACTCGCTTGTCCATTTTTTCCCCCTCAAGCTGCTGATGGAGGATCTGGAGATAGGGCCGGTCAAAGCCCAGGTCAGATGCCACCCGCGCATACTCCTGCCACTCGGCACGGGCATACGTAATGGCAAGGACTTGGCCGTGAGTGGCATCTTCATGCCGTCCGGAGACCTGCTTAAGGCCTTCCGGCAAGAGGAGTGTCGCGACGGGATTACCCGGCCAGTTGCCAAGCAACCAGTGGCAGGTTTCCGTAAAGATCTCGAGGGATGTCCGGGTAGGGTCCAACACTAAGTGGGCGCTGCCCCGGTACAAGTACCAGCCGTTTTCTAAATAGTAATTCATCAATTCAACCCCACACAAAGTCACCTTTTTAAGGCAGGGGCACTCTAGCAGATAAAATGGAAATTGGCTAGTAGTACCTTGAATCGTAAAAAAAGCCACCCTGTTGGGTGGCTTCCGAACCTTAGGGCGCTAGAGCCGCCTTACTTCTAGGAAGTCGGCCAGTTCAGCTTTGAAACCCCTGTTTGTGACTGGAAAGGTCACTGGGGAGCGCTCCTTGAACACGACTTTGGCGCCCACCGGAAAGGAAAACCGATCCTGGTTGCGCTCCGAGAGCGTGAGGCCGTTGAACGTTGCGTCCCAGCTTTTCCCAGAGACATGTTTTACGACGAGGGGCAGGAAATCTTTCTTCTCCCTCTTCCCCACCGTCCAGCCTCCGGTCTCCTTGGTTAGGGTGGCAACAAAGTCCACATACGCCGGAGGGGTAGCCACCGTTACGGTTGTTGGCGACTGACTGCTTTGGCAGCCCGTCATAAGCAAGGCAATGACAAACAAGGCACGTGAACCACACTTCATTTGTTAAGACACCACAGCAGGATTGAACCTGATAATTACGAGGGAGTGTAGCACGCGAACCCGTTTCTGTCAATGAGACAATCCACAGCCCTCAAGGTTTTGAAGGTTCTGGATTGTGGCAGTCGGAGTACACCGACTGCCCAAATGTTATTCTTGCCCAGCCGCAGCTACGCGCCATGCAAGCGTTTCACCTGCCCGGTACGGCACAATGCCTGCACACTCGTCGGGCACTACCCATTCTTCCTCTACAAGCGTTACTTTCCCATCGGAAGGCAACAAACCGTAGAACTCGGTAGCGAAGTGTGAGACAAAGGGCTCGAACCGGTCAAGCGCGCCCTCGCGCTCAAACAGTCCCGCCAAGGCCGGCAGAAGCACAGGGGCCGTAAAGACCCCTGCGCACCCATCGGTGCACTCTTTGCGATCCCGCGAATGCGGTGCCGAGTCTGAGCCAAAGAAGAACTGCCTCTCACCGTTCAACACGGCTTCCCGCAGCGCTTCCCTATCCTTGTTCCACTTGGGGATAGGCTTACAGAAGAGATGGGGCTTTAGGTGGCCGCCAAACACTTCCGTATGCGTAACTTCCAGGTGGTGAAGGGTGATGGTGCCGCCTACGCGGTCAGCATCCCAACTTCTCACCGCCTCAATCCCTTCCTTGGTCGAGATGTGCTCGAGGACTACCCTCAACCGCGGGTACCGCTCAACGATCATGTGAAACACGTCATCGATAAACCGGCGTTCCCGGTCCATGCACTCGGCGTCAGGATGCTCACCATGAAGGCAAAGCACCACATTCAGCTCTTGCATGCATTCAAAAATGGGGAAGAGTGCCTCAAAGTCACGCACCCCACCCACTGAATTGGTCGTTACCCCGTCAGGATAGAGTTTCCCGGCAAGAGCCCCAGCGTACATAGCGTCTTGGACCTGACCCACCGTTGTAGCGGGACTGATCTTGAACGTCATAAGCGGCTGGAAATCTATGCGCGGGTCTACACAGGCGCGAATGGCTTCACGGTATGCCCGCACGTCATCGCCCGTAATTATGGGCGGCTCAGTATTAGGCATTACCAATACATGGGAAAATTGGGCCGCAGAGTACGGCACCACATCCCGCATCATCTGCCCCGTTCGAAAGTGAACGTGGGCATCGAATGGTTTACGAATTGTTATCGGCATATTCCCTCCCGGGACTCCCTAGGCATGGACCGGGTCAACCAGGTTGACATATTCGGTCGCAATTCTCTCAAACACACGCGGGTCATGATTCTCAGCGTACGCTGTCACCACTTGTACCAACGTGGCGCCGCAACGGGTTGCGTCCAGCACATCCCGGCCGGTGCATACGCCGCCGGCATAGACATACTGGATTTTGCAGTCCGGGTCTTCATCAAAGACCTCTTTGAACTGCACTAACTGTCCCAGCGCAGGCGCCTTCATGCCTGGACCGGAATACCCACCAAGCCCCTTGCCAAAGCCAATGGACGGATTGCCGTCTTCTTTGGGCAGGTAGCAATTGGGGAAGGTGTTGATACCCGTCACAAATGAAACGGAACGGCGGCTGCGCACTTTCTGGGCGACCCGGATACGCTGCGCGGGGTTGGTGTAAGGCGAATACTTAGGCCCATACATTTGTCCTCCCACTGCACGCTCCATAACGTCAAAGATAACGTCTTGGACTTCTTCGTCAAAGCTGACGATTTCCTTTTGCCTGCCGCCAGTTACCCACACATTGGGACAGCCCTTGTTTAACTCAGTCCAGTCGGCCCCAATTTCGAAGGCGACTTCGCTTAACTGGCAGTATTCGTCCGGTGTGTAGCCGGCGACACTGACCGCAAGGTACTTTCCAGCGTCGTGGGCAATTTTGCGCATCTCCCGCCCCTCCTTACGGAGGTACTCGATTCCCCTGTTCGGCATACCGAGCGAGTTGAGCGGTGAAGCCCATACGTCACCCGGGTTGCCATCTTGGGCGTTGACGGTATACGAACCGATCATGATGGCCGCCACCGGGGCAGTGGCCAACTTCCTCACGTCCTCGACAGTCTTGCAGGTTCCCGCGCCATTCATAATGGGCGATTCAAGCTGATATTTTCCAAACCAAATTGGCTGCATGTTCACTCCCAGATTGTCACGCACACGAAGAAGTTTCGTATGGATCAAGTCTTGATTGAGAGTAGCGTAATTGGCTCCTGTAAGGAATAGGTAGTGCTCAGACCTGTTTTCCGGTATACCAATACAGACCAAGGAGGTTACGTTCATTGAAAAAAGTTGTCAGCGTTAGCCTTGGTTCGTCCAAAGGCAACAAAGAAGTAGCGACAAAATTCCTAGAGGAAGATTTTCTCATTCAGAGGATTGGCACTGACGGTAACTTCAACCGAGCCCGCCAGCTTATCCGCGAACTGGATGGAACTGTGGATGCCATCACTCTCGGCGGCATCGACCGCTGGGTTGTGGCTGGTAGCCGCAGGTATGAGATACGGGACGCCCGGGAGCTGGTGAGGTGCGCCACTAAGACACCTATTGTCGATGGAAGTGGGTTGAAACATACCCTTGAGCGGGAAGCCGTCTACTGGATCAACCAAAACTTATTGCCGCTCGCAGGGCGCAACTCGCTCCTTGTAAGCGCGGTAGACCGGTTTGGAATGGCCTCCGCCCTTATGGACTGCAACGCCAATGTCATGTTTGGCGATCTTATCTTTGCCGTTGGCCTGGATTGGCCAATTCGGTCGGAGACCTCACTCAAACGGCTTGCCCGTTTTGCACTCCCCATTATGACAAAGCTCCCCTTCCAGTGGCTCTATCCCACAGGGAAAAAGCAGGAAGAGCACTCGCCCAGTACGTGGCGGAAGAAGTATTACGAATGGGCCTCGTTCATCTGTGGCGACTTTCACTACATCCACAAGTTCCTCCCCCACTCCATGGGAGGGAAGACAGTCCTCACCAATACCCTTACGGCGGAACAGGTGGAGGAGCTCCGTGAAACAGGCGTCAGCACGGTAATCACTACTACCCCCAATTTTGGCGGCCGCTCCTTTGGGACGAATGTCATGGAGGGTGTGGTTGTCAGCTTACTTGGACGGCCAGTGGAGGAAGTCACCGAAAATGATTACCTTTCCATCCTGCAACAGCTGGCATGGAAACCGGAGGTGATCAAGCTTGCTTAGGAAACCCAAGCGTCAGCATACTGCTGGCGCTTTTTATAAGTAGAAGCGCTCAATATGCTCCACTACCAGCGTTTTGCCATTCCCCCTCAAAAGGATATCCCTGTCAGCCCGGATTGCTTCGCGGTACTGCCCTACAGAGCTAACGAACTGGCGAAGGTTCTCCCCATCAATCCGGTTGGCGGATATGCCAAAGCCGTTTGCTTGAATTACCTCTGCATTCATTTGCTGCTCGTATAGGGGAAGCGGCAAAGCGTAAACAGGAATGCCGAGGGACATGGCCTCTGAAAGGAGCGTGTGGCCAGCCGTGGAAATAATGCCAGAGCACCGGGCAAGGATTTCCTTAAACTGAGGGGCGCCGTGGGAATAGAGGTGTACCATCTCATTTCCCTGCCTCCCCGCGATATCCGGTGCGAAAATATGGAAGATGGCACCTTCTGTTTCACAGAGCTGAACCACCTCTTCCAGGCTTTGAGGGAACACTTGTTGCGAGGAAAAATACACCAAGAACTCACGTGGTTCACTTGGTACGTTTTTCATCGTCACAACGGAATCGCTCAGGATAGAGGGAAGCATGAGGACGTCATCCCCACCTTCTTTTTTCCGGACATCAAAGAAGGAACAGGCTATCCGGCAGGCCGCCGTAGGAAAAAACAGCTTGAGCCTCGCCACCTCGTCCGCATAGGTAAGCCCGTGCAGTTCTTGGGGGAAGTCACCTGCCAGGTACTTGCTTTGCTGGTCGATGGTAATGAGTGGCGCGCCATGCTCATACGCGTACTCTGCACAAATGGGCTCGTAGTCGCTAATCACCAAGTCAGGAGTGCCAATGAGCTCCTTTGCCATAGCCTTGGCTTTGGCATTTATACCAGCGAAGTCTTTTTGGTTACGAGGCAACTGTTCGGTAGCCTCAAAATCTATTCCGTCTTTGCTCCCCACATAAAAAGGCACCGCTACTTCCACCACCGTGACAGAAGGATGGTTGTCAAAATGGTTGGCATAGAAAGCATAACTGCTGTCATAGGCAAAAATGACAATGGTATGGCGCCCTGCAAAGTGCTCAATGAGGGGAAGCTGACGCTGCGTATGGCCGTTCCCTATTCCGCATACGCCATAGAGGATTTTTTTGCCGCTCATAGCTGTGCAATGTTACCGGCGACAAAGCCCGCAGATCCAACGAAGGAGTACACTGGAACGTCTGGTAAGAGCCGCAGAAGATTCGACGCAAGGTGCTCTTGCGTGCCTTCCGGAGGCGTCCCCACTAGTACCTGCTGACCGTCCCCACTTATCACATCGGCATTAACTGCATCCATGAAAAAGGGGTACAGGGAGTGGAGCGGACTGAGGCCCTCCAGCTTTTTACCCTCTTCTTGATGATCATTCAGCCTGACAATAGCCACGGCCTTAATAGGTACCGCGGGTGCGGAAAGGTATTTCTCGGCATCCAATAGAAACGCATACCTGCCCCAGCGCTCCACATGCTCCGCAACGTTAAGGTTGTCCAAGTGATGCCTGTCGCTTCCACGGATGGTGATAGTGGGCGTACCCGCCACTGCCAGCATGGTCTCCCCATCCAGGGAAACCGTGGTTTTGTTCCCAGAAAACACTTTTTTGCCATGATGCTGGACCAAGTGGAGAAGGAGTGATGTTTTACCTGATCCTGAATGACCGACAATGAGTACGGCACCATCTTCATTCCCCACACAGGCGCCATGGACTGGGTACAGCTTGTGCTTAAGAAAGTGGAGCCGGGCCACGCCAT
Coding sequences:
- the pyrC gene encoding dihydroorotase produces the protein MPITIRKPFDAHVHFRTGQMMRDVVPYSAAQFSHVLVMPNTEPPIITGDDVRAYREAIRACVDPRIDFQPLMTFKISPATTVGQVQDAMYAGALAGKLYPDGVTTNSVGGVRDFEALFPIFECMQELNVVLCLHGEHPDAECMDRERRFIDDVFHMIVERYPRLRVVLEHISTKEGIEAVRSWDADRVGGTITLHHLEVTHTEVFGGHLKPHLFCKPIPKWNKDREALREAVLNGERQFFFGSDSAPHSRDRKECTDGCAGVFTAPVLLPALAGLFEREGALDRFEPFVSHFATEFYGLLPSDGKVTLVEEEWVVPDECAGIVPYRAGETLAWRVAAAGQE
- a CDS encoding dihydroorotate dehydrogenase, with protein sequence MNVTSLVCIGIPENRSEHYLFLTGANYATLNQDLIHTKLLRVRDNLGVNMQPIWFGKYQLESPIMNGAGTCKTVEDVRKLATAPVAAIMIGSYTVNAQDGNPGDVWASPLNSLGMPNRGIEYLRKEGREMRKIAHDAGKYLAVSVAGYTPDEYCQLSEVAFEIGADWTELNKGCPNVWVTGGRQKEIVSFDEEVQDVIFDVMERAVGGQMYGPKYSPYTNPAQRIRVAQKVRSRRSVSFVTGINTFPNCYLPKEDGNPSIGFGKGLGGYSGPGMKAPALGQLVQFKEVFDEDPDCKIQYVYAGGVCTGRDVLDATRCGATLVQVVTAYAENHDPRVFERIATEYVNLVDPVHA
- a CDS encoding quinate 5-dehydrogenase, producing MKKVVSVSLGSSKGNKEVATKFLEEDFLIQRIGTDGNFNRARQLIRELDGTVDAITLGGIDRWVVAGSRRYEIRDARELVRCATKTPIVDGSGLKHTLEREAVYWINQNLLPLAGRNSLLVSAVDRFGMASALMDCNANVMFGDLIFAVGLDWPIRSETSLKRLARFALPIMTKLPFQWLYPTGKKQEEHSPSTWRKKYYEWASFICGDFHYIHKFLPHSMGGKTVLTNTLTAEQVEELRETGVSTVITTTPNFGGRSFGTNVMEGVVVSLLGRPVEEVTENDYLSILQQLAWKPEVIKLA
- a CDS encoding glycosyltransferase family protein, whose protein sequence is MSGKKILYGVCGIGNGHTQRQLPLIEHFAGRHTIVIFAYDSSYAFYANHFDNHPSVTVVEVAVPFYVGSKDGIDFEATEQLPRNQKDFAGINAKAKAMAKELIGTPDLVISDYEPICAEYAYEHGAPLITIDQQSKYLAGDFPQELHGLTYADEVARLKLFFPTAACRIACSFFDVRKKEGGDDVLMLPSILSDSVVTMKNVPSEPREFLVYFSSQQVFPQSLEEVVQLCETEGAIFHIFAPDIAGRQGNEMVHLYSHGAPQFKEILARCSGIISTAGHTLLSEAMSLGIPVYALPLPLYEQQMNAEVIQANGFGISANRIDGENLRQFVSSVGQYREAIRADRDILLRGNGKTLVVEHIERFYL